From the Candidatus Bathyarchaeota archaeon genome, one window contains:
- a CDS encoding formylmethanofuran dehydrogenase subunit B, with the protein MTEVKSIVCPICGCLCDDLEVTVENNEIVKMKNGCAVCEAKMVHGYKTERIMEPMIRKEGKLVPVSMDEAVTKAAQILTDAKYPLLFGWECCTSETQRIGIELAEELGSALDNVCSICHGPSMMATQEAGLPTATLGQVRHRADLIIYWGANPWASHPRHVERYTAFPEGRFEKSEWTNYIQKMKANSGKKKIDTVMKRTTLKYKPPARQQTCAVDAPPQGIEKMGRKMIVFDVRKTMTAEAADYFVQVEPNKDYEIFQALRCLINDQELDVDKVGGVPVEYLKEVAHAMVNAEFGAIFFGLGLTASAGRFRNIEIAIKLTQDLNRKTKFTITPMRGHFNITGANVVASWQTGYPYALDFSQGYPQYNPGEFTAVDLLKRGDNDATLVISSDPGAHFPAVSIKQMVKHPLIVINPDMNCTSRLGDVLFPTQWGGIEYEGTAYRMDLVPIMIRKVVDPPPGIPNDEQILTKILAKVKEIKAKKTQQATKTPNIA; encoded by the coding sequence ATGACTGAAGTTAAGTCGATTGTTTGTCCGATTTGTGGTTGTCTGTGTGATGACCTTGAAGTTACTGTGGAAAATAACGAGATTGTGAAGATGAAAAACGGCTGCGCCGTATGCGAAGCCAAAATGGTTCACGGCTACAAGACTGAGAGAATTATGGAGCCAATGATTCGCAAGGAGGGCAAGCTGGTTCCAGTTAGCATGGACGAAGCGGTAACCAAAGCCGCCCAGATACTTACCGACGCAAAATATCCACTCCTGTTCGGATGGGAATGCTGCACCAGCGAAACCCAACGCATCGGCATCGAACTAGCCGAAGAACTAGGCTCAGCCCTAGACAACGTCTGCAGCATCTGCCACGGACCCTCAATGATGGCAACCCAAGAAGCAGGCTTACCCACTGCGACTCTGGGGCAAGTTAGGCACCGTGCAGACTTGATTATTTACTGGGGAGCCAACCCTTGGGCGTCACATCCGCGCCACGTAGAACGCTACACCGCCTTCCCCGAAGGACGCTTCGAAAAAAGCGAATGGACCAACTATATCCAAAAAATGAAAGCTAACTCGGGCAAGAAAAAAATCGACACCGTCATGAAACGAACCACACTAAAATACAAGCCGCCCGCACGCCAACAAACATGCGCGGTAGATGCGCCGCCTCAAGGCATAGAAAAGATGGGGCGTAAAATGATTGTTTTTGACGTACGCAAAACCATGACCGCCGAAGCTGCAGACTATTTCGTGCAAGTCGAGCCTAACAAGGACTACGAAATCTTCCAAGCCCTACGCTGCCTAATCAACGACCAAGAACTCGACGTAGACAAAGTCGGCGGCGTCCCCGTAGAATACCTAAAAGAAGTAGCCCACGCCATGGTAAACGCCGAGTTCGGAGCCATCTTCTTCGGGTTAGGCTTAACCGCAAGCGCAGGCAGATTCCGCAACATCGAAATCGCCATCAAACTAACCCAAGACCTCAACAGAAAAACCAAATTCACCATAACCCCCATGCGCGGACACTTCAACATCACAGGCGCCAACGTAGTCGCCAGCTGGCAAACCGGTTACCCCTACGCCTTAGACTTCTCCCAAGGCTACCCCCAATACAACCCAGGAGAATTTACAGCAGTTGATTTGTTAAAGCGCGGCGACAACGACGCCACCCTTGTCATATCCTCAGACCCCGGCGCACACTTCCCCGCAGTATCAATAAAACAGATGGTAAAACACCCCCTCATCGTCATCAACCCCGACATGAACTGCACCTCAAGACTAGGAGACGTCCTATTCCCAACCCAGTGGGGAGGCATAGAATACGAAGGCACCGCCTACCGCATGGACCTAGTGCCCATCATGATACGCAAAGTCGTCGACCCCCCACCAGGCATACCCAACGACGAACAAATCCTAACCAAAATACTCGCCAAAGTCAAAGAAATCAAAGCCAAAAAAACACAACAAGCCACCAAAACCCCGAACATAGCATAA
- a CDS encoding cupin domain-containing protein, which produces MEPKIVKANAVKDVLTPERCTVAENWGYSTGDPTVSIARATVKPGVTTKKHHLEGVQEIYLIAKGKGKVHIGDLEPAEVFEGDVVAIPAGVTQSITNIGDADLVFHCICTPSFTQNCYHNDEPEP; this is translated from the coding sequence ATGGAACCCAAAATTGTGAAAGCCAATGCCGTAAAAGATGTCCTTACGCCTGAGCGGTGCACGGTCGCGGAGAACTGGGGCTACTCAACAGGCGACCCAACAGTTTCAATAGCCAGAGCCACTGTAAAACCGGGAGTTACCACCAAAAAACATCATCTCGAAGGCGTACAAGAAATCTACCTAATCGCAAAAGGAAAAGGCAAAGTCCACATAGGAGATTTAGAGCCTGCTGAAGTCTTTGAAGGCGACGTAGTAGCTATCCCCGCAGGCGTAACCCAGAGCATAACCAACATCGGAGACGCCGACTTGGTTTTCCACTGCATCTGCACACCCAGCTTCACCCAAAACTGCTACCACAACGACGAACCAGAACCCTAA
- a CDS encoding DUF5752 family protein — translation MIEEQRKVLKFMSEVTGRMDVNAFAEKMGLTVNETIDCVQELAKEGFVRKVGTGYAMTEKARTTLKASDAVPAENSFQFYTDMNQPTGLNAASIQEFYEAILKVDFKSVEFHVNRDDFENWIRETIKDEELAEEIAKTKQSDAKGEELREEIAKAIQTRYNL, via the coding sequence TTGATTGAAGAACAGCGCAAAGTCTTGAAGTTTATGAGTGAAGTTACGGGTCGTATGGATGTTAATGCGTTTGCTGAGAAGATGGGGTTGACGGTTAATGAGACGATTGATTGTGTGCAGGAGCTTGCTAAGGAAGGGTTTGTGAGGAAAGTTGGCACGGGTTATGCTATGACTGAAAAAGCCCGAACCACGCTTAAAGCTTCAGATGCGGTGCCTGCAGAAAACAGTTTCCAGTTTTACACGGACATGAACCAGCCCACAGGCTTAAACGCCGCTTCCATACAGGAATTCTACGAGGCAATCTTGAAGGTTGACTTCAAATCCGTTGAATTCCACGTAAACCGAGACGACTTCGAAAACTGGATTCGAGAAACAATCAAAGACGAAGAATTAGCCGAGGAAATCGCCAAAACCAAGCAGTCAGACGCCAAAGGAGAAGAACTCCGAGAGGAAATCGCCAAAGCAATCCAGACAAGATACAACCTCTAA
- a CDS encoding DUF362 domain-containing protein: protein MSVYYVPWDTGNNLLAEAGKLYEAAGTFDCIKEGDLVAVKLHVGELGNPYYVQPFFVHDIIARIKQAGGKPFLTDSNTYYRAQRHNAYDHMVTALTNGFNMAPFIVADGLRSENYRTVKTKGMLGEIEVSGAIDQADAMIIVSHCKGHELSGYGGAIKNLGMGCTPHAGKLRQHRVVGLEIDASKCTGCGKCKDVCPMSLPVIVDGKAHNKSELCMRCPVCSDNCPAGAITLTHKEDLLKALASAAYGVLSTFKPDKVSCVSFAKDITQYCDCLPAPGKIAMDDLGILASNSPVSVDAAFLGMIDYKRFNKDYNVDCMVQVTEAKNLGIKGEVKPQITKIA from the coding sequence GTGAGTGTGTATTATGTTCCTTGGGATACCGGCAATAACTTGTTGGCTGAAGCGGGCAAGTTGTATGAGGCTGCTGGCACGTTCGATTGCATCAAGGAGGGTGATTTGGTTGCTGTTAAGTTGCATGTGGGTGAGTTGGGTAACCCGTATTATGTGCAGCCGTTTTTTGTCCACGACATCATAGCGCGTATCAAGCAAGCTGGCGGCAAACCATTCCTTACTGATTCTAACACGTATTATCGCGCCCAACGTCACAACGCTTACGACCATATGGTAACTGCGTTGACTAACGGTTTTAACATGGCACCTTTTATTGTGGCTGATGGGTTGCGTAGCGAAAACTACCGAACAGTTAAAACTAAGGGTATGCTTGGGGAAATCGAAGTTTCAGGAGCCATAGACCAAGCGGACGCCATGATTATAGTTTCCCACTGTAAAGGACACGAACTAAGCGGTTACGGCGGTGCCATCAAGAACTTGGGCATGGGTTGCACTCCTCATGCGGGTAAGCTGCGTCAGCACCGAGTTGTCGGCTTAGAAATAGACGCGTCCAAATGTACGGGCTGTGGCAAATGCAAAGACGTCTGCCCTATGAGCTTGCCCGTAATTGTGGATGGAAAAGCCCATAACAAATCTGAATTGTGTATGCGTTGCCCCGTATGTTCTGATAACTGTCCCGCGGGAGCTATCACTTTGACCCATAAAGAAGACTTGCTCAAAGCCTTAGCCTCCGCCGCGTACGGTGTTCTCTCAACTTTTAAGCCTGACAAAGTCTCCTGCGTTAGCTTTGCAAAAGACATAACCCAATACTGCGACTGCCTACCCGCCCCTGGAAAAATCGCAATGGACGACCTTGGCATTTTGGCTTCAAACTCGCCCGTCTCGGTTGACGCCGCTTTTTTGGGCATGATAGACTACAAACGATTCAACAAAGACTACAACGTGGACTGCATGGTACAAGTAACAGAAGCCAAAAACTTGGGAATCAAAGGCGAAGTAAAACCGCAAATAACAAAAATCGCATAA
- a CDS encoding flippase-like domain-containing protein, producing the protein MVAIFAALLWYVGVDSLYDALLNIKVEYLVLAALCYVGINVLFAFRLQRVLGKEGIKTSFGKTLLAQFAGMLTSDVTPGRSGYILTPFYLSDQKIPTSKSLSAILGIQTIEFLVKVAGGTGAIIFLISTVPAQNWADFGEFAGINIGILVAVLGVALMLTGAVVLAAFTWSKRAISVFDRILNWRFIRRFTGKIREKLVEYKDSSHKTRKAIPEIALITAVCWVLKGFEWYFLALALGITQIPWLGFFLIHPLVTALAFVPITPAGAGVQEFGIVGIFTLLFTNPTAEQIGAIGAFAVLARGILIIMDLVGIPQIAKTTSKITLFKTKPATTIEDNTKTS; encoded by the coding sequence ATGGTGGCTATTTTTGCTGCTTTGTTATGGTATGTTGGGGTTGATTCGCTGTATGATGCGTTGTTGAACATTAAGGTTGAATATTTGGTTTTGGCGGCGTTGTGTTATGTTGGGATTAACGTTTTGTTTGCGTTTAGGTTGCAACGGGTTTTGGGGAAAGAGGGCATAAAAACCTCGTTTGGCAAAACCTTGCTCGCCCAATTCGCAGGCATGCTAACCAGCGACGTAACCCCCGGACGCTCAGGATACATCCTAACACCGTTCTACCTTAGCGACCAAAAAATCCCCACCTCAAAAAGCCTCTCAGCCATACTAGGAATCCAAACCATCGAATTTCTCGTCAAAGTCGCAGGCGGCACAGGAGCCATAATCTTTTTGATAAGCACAGTTCCCGCTCAGAACTGGGCAGATTTTGGAGAATTCGCAGGCATAAACATCGGCATTTTAGTTGCAGTTTTAGGCGTGGCGTTGATGCTCACAGGAGCAGTGGTGCTGGCGGCGTTCACGTGGTCCAAACGGGCAATCTCAGTTTTCGACCGCATCCTAAACTGGCGCTTCATCAGACGATTCACAGGCAAAATCCGCGAAAAACTCGTAGAATACAAAGACAGCTCCCACAAAACCCGCAAAGCCATACCCGAAATCGCCCTCATAACCGCGGTTTGCTGGGTTCTAAAAGGCTTTGAATGGTACTTCCTCGCACTAGCACTGGGCATAACCCAAATCCCATGGCTGGGCTTCTTCCTAATACACCCATTAGTAACCGCCCTAGCGTTTGTACCCATCACTCCGGCGGGCGCAGGTGTCCAAGAATTCGGCATAGTTGGCATCTTCACTCTGCTCTTCACCAACCCCACCGCCGAACAGATAGGAGCCATAGGAGCCTTCGCAGTTCTTGCACGCGGCATACTAATCATCATGGACTTAGTGGGCATACCCCAAATCGCCAAAACAACATCTAAAATCACGCTCTTCAAAACAAAACCCGCCACCACCATTGAAGACAACACCAAAACAAGCTAA